A DNA window from Flammeovirga agarivorans contains the following coding sequences:
- a CDS encoding S-adenosylmethionine:tRNA ribosyltransferase-isomerase, producing MSNTLNLPDIDLDDYQYDLPTERIAKHPQSPRDESKLMVYKQGEIEHKVFKEIVGELDNQYTLFFNNTKVLPARLYFKKETGAQIEVFLLNPVAPTTDISAAMLAESGTVWECAIGNFKRWKGQTLDAAVQTDKGVVKLSVSHEDREKRYVRFEWDQPKLKFVDIISAAGNTPLPPYIKRAATEEDKDTYQTVYSKNEGAVAAPTAGLHFTKEVLQQLADKGIQEEEVTLHVSAGTFKPITSDKVTDHDMHNEQIIVTKENVEALVNAEKVACVGTTSMRTLESTYWYGVRLIEEGNDVSFDIKKLEPYEKMAASDNLPTRKEAFQAVLNMMEKKGLENIHGETSIFIMPSYQFRVIDALVTNFHLPSTTLVLLIAAFIGEDWRKVYNAALDNDYRFLSYGDSSLLFRNKDNY from the coding sequence ATGAGTAATACCTTAAATTTACCAGATATAGATTTAGATGATTATCAATATGATTTGCCTACAGAACGTATAGCAAAACATCCTCAATCTCCTAGAGATGAATCTAAACTGATGGTTTATAAACAAGGAGAGATCGAACATAAGGTCTTTAAAGAAATCGTTGGAGAGTTAGATAATCAGTATACTTTGTTTTTTAATAATACAAAGGTATTACCAGCAAGATTATATTTTAAGAAGGAAACAGGAGCACAAATAGAAGTATTCCTTTTAAATCCGGTTGCACCAACAACTGATATTTCTGCGGCAATGTTAGCAGAAAGCGGTACTGTTTGGGAATGTGCAATTGGTAATTTCAAACGTTGGAAAGGGCAAACATTAGATGCTGCAGTTCAAACTGATAAAGGTGTAGTGAAATTGTCAGTTTCTCATGAAGATCGTGAGAAGAGGTATGTACGCTTTGAATGGGATCAACCAAAATTAAAGTTTGTAGATATTATATCTGCAGCGGGCAATACACCATTGCCTCCATATATAAAAAGAGCAGCTACTGAAGAAGATAAGGATACATACCAAACGGTATATTCTAAGAATGAAGGGGCTGTAGCAGCACCAACTGCTGGTTTACACTTTACTAAAGAAGTGTTGCAACAATTAGCAGATAAAGGTATTCAGGAAGAAGAGGTGACATTGCATGTTAGTGCAGGTACTTTTAAACCAATTACTTCTGATAAAGTGACAGATCATGATATGCACAACGAGCAGATTATTGTTACTAAGGAGAATGTTGAAGCTTTAGTAAATGCTGAAAAGGTTGCATGTGTTGGTACTACTTCGATGAGAACTTTAGAGAGTACTTATTGGTATGGGGTGAGGTTGATTGAAGAGGGGAATGATGTTTCTTTTGATATCAAGAAATTAGAGCCTTATGAAAAAATGGCTGCCTCAGATAATTTGCCGACAAGAAAAGAAGCATTTCAAGCGGTATTAAATATGATGGAAAAGAAGGGATTGGAGAATATCCATGGAGAAACATCAATTTTTATCATGCCTTCTTATCAGTTTAGAGTGATTGATGCATTAGTGACCAATTTCCATTTGCCATCAACCACTTTAGTACTTCTAATTGCCGCTTTTATTGGTGAGGATTGGAGAAAAGTATATAACGCAGCATTAGACAATGATTATCGTTTCCTTAGTTATGGAGATTCTTCATTACTTTTCAGAAATAAAGATAATTATTAA
- a CDS encoding ABC transporter substrate-binding protein, which yields MNTSKFPQRIVCLTDEVTEWLYMLGEQERIVGISAFAERPKQAKMEKPMVCGFTGANYQKILATKPDLVIGFSDLQADIAARLIKEGIPTLITNQRSVEEIIDTLALIARVIGVEHKANIYLDKMRRMLKAAELKTARLKSRPKVYFEEWNSPLISGIKWVSQLIHLAGGEDVFGELSEHQSAKDRVINDFQEVVTKAPEIGLFCWCGRKFDQEELLGRPNVDQIPFVQSKQIHEIDPLFMLQPGPAAILEGLPYLEKIIEKYTDN from the coding sequence ATGAACACATCAAAATTTCCTCAACGAATAGTTTGCTTAACAGATGAAGTGACCGAATGGCTTTATATGTTAGGAGAACAAGAACGAATTGTAGGAATATCTGCTTTTGCTGAGCGCCCTAAACAAGCCAAAATGGAAAAACCAATGGTTTGTGGGTTTACTGGTGCGAATTATCAAAAGATTCTAGCGACAAAGCCTGACCTTGTGATAGGCTTTTCTGATCTTCAGGCAGATATTGCAGCAAGATTAATAAAAGAAGGTATTCCAACATTGATTACAAATCAGCGTTCCGTTGAGGAAATTATTGATACATTGGCATTAATTGCAAGAGTAATTGGTGTAGAGCATAAAGCCAATATTTACCTTGATAAGATGAGAAGGATGTTGAAGGCTGCAGAATTAAAAACAGCCCGTCTCAAGAGTCGTCCTAAAGTGTATTTTGAAGAATGGAATTCTCCATTGATTTCTGGAATAAAATGGGTTTCTCAACTTATTCATTTAGCAGGTGGGGAAGATGTTTTTGGAGAGCTAAGTGAGCATCAATCAGCGAAGGATAGAGTGATTAATGACTTCCAAGAAGTGGTGACAAAGGCACCTGAAATAGGTTTATTTTGTTGGTGTGGGCGTAAGTTCGATCAAGAAGAGTTATTAGGTAGGCCCAATGTTGATCAAATCCCTTTTGTTCAATCTAAGCAAATTCATGAAATAGATCCATTATTTATGCTCCAACCTGGGCCTGCTGCTATTTTAGAAGGTTTGCCATACCTTGAAAAAATTATCGAAAAGTACACAGATAATTAA
- a CDS encoding NUDIX hydrolase, giving the protein MHLKEHISYCPKCGAKTFSFDKKRFVCSSCQFDLYINASAAVAALILNDNGELLLARRKFDPMKGTLDLPGGFVDVHETAENAIKREIKEELNLTITSLEYFCSFPNTYTFRENDYYTLDLTFICKVESLDDLNVNDDVSAVEFIEVKKIDTTEIGLSSIKTIVSTFQKSYKN; this is encoded by the coding sequence ATGCATTTAAAAGAGCATATTTCCTATTGTCCAAAGTGTGGTGCTAAGACATTTTCCTTTGATAAAAAACGTTTTGTTTGTTCAAGTTGTCAATTTGACTTATACATTAATGCTTCGGCAGCAGTCGCCGCATTAATATTAAATGACAATGGAGAGTTACTATTAGCTAGAAGAAAGTTTGATCCAATGAAAGGAACTTTGGATTTACCAGGCGGCTTTGTTGATGTTCATGAGACTGCTGAAAATGCTATCAAGAGGGAAATAAAAGAAGAATTAAACCTCACAATTACTTCATTAGAATATTTCTGTTCATTCCCAAATACCTATACATTTAGAGAAAATGATTACTATACTTTAGACCTTACTTTTATTTGTAAGGTAGAATCATTGGACGACCTTAATGTAAACGATGATGTAAGTGCAGTAGAATTTATTGAAGTAAAAAAAATAGATACAACAGAAATTGGACTTTCATCCATAAAAACTATTGTATCTACTTTTCAGAAAAGCTATAAAAACTAG
- the pflA gene encoding pyruvate formate-lyase-activating protein codes for MSMFPQQDATALNDKDPEQLRIHSIETFGTHDGPGIRFIVFVQGCQFRCLYCHNPDTFDVKGGKFITLQEIEKRVLRQRPYFGKDGGITISGGEPLLHRKKILTLFKRLKEQGIHTCLDSNGRLVNKEVEELLEYTDLLMLDVKHINDDWHHKLTTVSNSATLKLAEMREKQGKPMWIRYVLVPGWSDQEEYLHELGQHFKDFTTIEKIEIQPYHKLGVHKWEAMGMEYGLEGVEAPTKEVIEKATAIFSQYFKEVHVN; via the coding sequence ATGAGTATGTTTCCTCAACAAGATGCTACAGCATTAAACGATAAAGATCCTGAACAATTACGTATCCATTCAATAGAGACTTTTGGTACCCATGATGGACCAGGTATCCGTTTTATTGTATTTGTTCAAGGTTGTCAGTTTAGATGTCTGTATTGTCATAATCCAGATACTTTTGATGTAAAGGGAGGTAAGTTTATTACGCTACAAGAAATTGAAAAAAGGGTATTAAGACAACGCCCATATTTTGGTAAAGATGGTGGTATTACCATTTCTGGAGGTGAACCATTACTTCATAGGAAGAAGATTCTAACTTTATTTAAGCGACTAAAGGAACAGGGGATTCATACCTGTCTCGACTCTAATGGAAGGTTAGTAAATAAAGAAGTTGAGGAGTTATTAGAATATACTGATTTATTGATGCTAGATGTAAAGCACATCAATGATGATTGGCACCATAAACTTACAACCGTTTCAAATTCAGCGACACTTAAATTAGCTGAGATGAGAGAGAAACAAGGGAAGCCAATGTGGATTAGATATGTATTAGTTCCGGGGTGGTCTGATCAAGAAGAGTATCTCCATGAATTGGGACAGCATTTTAAAGATTTTACCACTATTGAAAAAATTGAAATACAACCTTACCATAAACTAGGTGTCCATAAATGGGAAGCAATGGGTATGGAATACGGTTTAGAAGGGGTAGAGGCTCCGACTAAAGAAGTTATCGAAAAGGCAACAGCTATTTTCTCACAGTATTTTAAAGAAGTACATGTGAACTAG